From the genome of Streptomyces sp. NBC_01260, one region includes:
- a CDS encoding dolichyl-phosphate-mannose--protein mannosyltransferase, with product MTSTAPDARQGQDAGDQYGPEPTSWQQRLRRFGHSPRPGIGLRERLVPPYTRPGSRLWAVLGVPPVLADRLLRWSAWGGPLLVALVAGVLRFWNLGSPHAVIFDETYYAKDSWALINQGYEGAWPKDIDKLILSDPSKVTIPVDPGYVVHPPVGKWIIGIGEQIFGFTPFGWRFMVAVLGTLSVLMLCRIGRRLFRSTFLGCLAGALLAVDGLHFVMSRTALLDLVLMFFVLASFGCLLIDRDWARRRLAAALPVDADGVLRPDAGVAERLRLGWRPWRIAAGLMLGLAFATKWNGLYIMVAFGLMTVLWDVGARRTAGAVRPYVTVLKRDLVPAFVSTVPVAILTYVASWTGWIVHNSPTRHGYYRDWAATDGKGGSWTWLPDWLRSLWHYEYQVYEFHVNLTSGHTYQSNPWSWIVLGRPVSYFYEEQNGCAASETGKCAREVLAIGTPLLWWASCFALLYVLWRWLFRRDWRAGAIACGVAAGWVPWFLYQERTIFLFYAVVFVPFLCLAVAMMIGAMLGPAAGTGTKHELGLPTSDPSGERRRTLGAVVAGVLVLLIVWNFIYFWPLYTGTPIPENSWRDRMWLDTWI from the coding sequence GTGACGAGTACAGCGCCCGATGCCCGGCAGGGCCAAGACGCCGGGGATCAGTACGGCCCGGAGCCGACTTCCTGGCAGCAGCGGCTGCGCCGCTTCGGCCATTCACCGCGGCCCGGGATCGGGCTGCGGGAACGGCTGGTGCCGCCGTACACCCGCCCCGGGAGCCGGCTGTGGGCGGTGCTCGGAGTGCCCCCGGTGCTCGCGGACCGGCTGCTGCGCTGGTCGGCCTGGGGCGGCCCGCTGCTGGTGGCACTGGTCGCCGGGGTGCTGCGGTTCTGGAACCTGGGCAGCCCGCACGCGGTGATATTCGACGAGACGTACTACGCCAAGGACTCCTGGGCGCTGATCAACCAGGGCTACGAGGGGGCCTGGCCCAAGGACATCGACAAGCTGATCCTCAGCGACCCGTCCAAGGTGACCATCCCGGTCGATCCCGGCTACGTGGTGCACCCGCCGGTCGGCAAGTGGATCATCGGGATCGGTGAGCAGATCTTCGGCTTCACCCCGTTCGGCTGGCGGTTCATGGTCGCGGTGCTCGGCACGCTGTCGGTGCTGATGCTGTGCCGGATCGGCCGCAGGCTCTTCCGCTCGACGTTCCTGGGCTGCCTGGCGGGCGCGCTGCTCGCGGTGGACGGGCTGCACTTCGTGATGAGCCGCACCGCGCTGCTCGACCTGGTGCTGATGTTCTTCGTGCTGGCCTCGTTCGGCTGTCTGCTGATCGACCGGGACTGGGCGCGGCGCCGGCTCGCGGCCGCGCTGCCGGTCGACGCGGACGGGGTGCTGCGGCCGGACGCCGGGGTCGCCGAGCGGCTGCGGCTCGGCTGGCGGCCGTGGCGGATCGCGGCCGGACTCATGCTCGGCCTGGCCTTCGCCACCAAGTGGAACGGGCTGTACATCATGGTCGCGTTCGGCCTGATGACGGTCCTGTGGGACGTGGGCGCGAGGCGTACGGCGGGTGCGGTGCGGCCGTACGTGACGGTGCTGAAGCGGGACCTGGTCCCGGCGTTCGTCTCCACGGTGCCGGTCGCGATCCTCACCTACGTCGCCTCGTGGACCGGCTGGATCGTCCACAACTCCCCCACCCGGCACGGCTACTACCGGGACTGGGCGGCGACCGACGGCAAGGGCGGCAGCTGGACCTGGCTGCCGGACTGGCTGCGCAGCCTGTGGCACTACGAGTACCAGGTCTACGAATTCCATGTGAACCTGACGTCCGGTCACACCTACCAGTCCAATCCGTGGAGCTGGATCGTGCTGGGCCGGCCGGTCTCGTACTTCTACGAGGAGCAGAACGGCTGCGCCGCGTCGGAGACCGGCAAGTGCGCCCGCGAGGTGCTGGCCATCGGCACGCCGCTGCTGTGGTGGGCCTCGTGCTTCGCGCTGCTGTACGTGCTGTGGCGCTGGCTCTTCCGCCGCGACTGGCGGGCGGGCGCGATCGCCTGCGGGGTGGCCGCGGGCTGGGTGCCGTGGTTCCTGTACCAGGAACGCACCATCTTCCTTTTCTACGCGGTCGTGTTCGTGCCGTTCCTGTGCCTCGCGGTGGCGATGATGATCGGCGCGATGCTGGGGCCGGCGGCGGGTACCGGGACAAAACACGAATTGGGCCTGCCGACCAGTGATCCCTCGGGCGAACGGCGCCGGACACTGGGGGCGGTCGTGGCAGGCGTACTGGTCCTGCTGATCGTCTGGAATTTCATCTATTTCTGGCCGTTGTACACAGGAACCCCCATTCCGGAGAACTCCTGGCGCGATCGCATGTGGCTGGATACCTGGATTTGA
- the rsmI gene encoding 16S rRNA (cytidine(1402)-2'-O)-methyltransferase encodes MDVVTETTGTLVLAGTPIGDVADAPPRLATELETADVVAAEDTRRLRRLTQALGIHTTGRVVSYFEGNESARTPELVEALTGGARVLLVTDAGMPSVSDPGYRLVAAAVEQGIKVTAVPGPSAVLTALALSGLPVDRFCFEGFLPRKGGERLGKLREVADERRTMVFFEAPHRLDDTLAAMAEVFGADRRAAVCRELTKTYEEVKRGPLGELAAWAASGVRGEITVVVEGAADSGAEELDAGELVRRVQVREEAGERRKEAIAAVAAAAGLPKRDVFDAVVAAKNAARTGPSEGKGLS; translated from the coding sequence ATGGACGTTGTGACGGAGACGACTGGAACGCTGGTACTCGCAGGGACCCCCATCGGCGATGTGGCGGACGCCCCGCCACGCCTCGCCACCGAACTGGAGACGGCGGACGTCGTCGCCGCCGAGGACACCCGCCGGCTGCGCCGGCTGACCCAGGCGCTGGGCATCCACACCACGGGGCGTGTCGTGTCCTATTTCGAGGGCAACGAGTCCGCCCGTACGCCGGAACTCGTCGAGGCGCTGACCGGCGGCGCCCGGGTGCTGCTGGTCACGGACGCCGGAATGCCGTCCGTCTCCGACCCCGGCTACCGGCTCGTCGCCGCCGCCGTGGAGCAGGGCATCAAGGTCACCGCGGTGCCCGGCCCGTCGGCCGTGCTCACCGCGCTCGCCCTGTCCGGGCTGCCGGTGGACCGGTTCTGCTTCGAGGGCTTCCTGCCGCGCAAGGGCGGCGAACGCCTCGGTAAGCTGCGCGAGGTCGCCGACGAGCGCCGCACCATGGTCTTCTTCGAGGCCCCGCACCGCCTCGACGACACCCTGGCCGCGATGGCCGAGGTGTTCGGCGCCGACCGGCGCGCCGCCGTGTGCCGGGAGCTGACCAAGACGTACGAGGAAGTGAAGCGCGGTCCGCTGGGCGAACTCGCCGCCTGGGCAGCGAGCGGCGTACGCGGTGAGATCACCGTCGTCGTCGAGGGCGCGGCCGACTCCGGAGCCGAGGAACTGGACGCCGGGGAGCTGGTGCGCAGGGTGCAGGTGCGCGAGGAGGCGGGGGAGCGGCGCAAGGAGGCGATCGCCGCCGTCGCCGCGGCGGCCGGGCTGCCCAAACGCGACGTGTTCGACGCGGTAGTGGCAGCAAAGAATGCGGCTCGGACCGGCCCGTCGGAGGGCAAAGGACTATCGTGA
- a CDS encoding TatD family hydrolase has translation MSRTEPPPLPEPLRVPVADSHTHLDMQDGTVEEGLARAAAVNVTTVIQVGCDVKGSHWAAETAAAHASVHAAVALHPNEAPRIVHGDQGGTSQPPGAGGGRSRQGAREAGGRGALEEALAEIDALAALDHVRGVGETGLDYYRTGPEGMAAQEESFRAHIEIAKRHGKALVIHDREAHADVLRVLADAGAPERTVFHCYSGDADMARICADAGYFMSFAGNMTFKNAQPLRDALAVAPTELVLVETDAPFLTPAPYRGRPNAPYLIPVTLRAMAAVKGIDEDTLASAIADNTARAFDY, from the coding sequence ATGAGCCGTACCGAACCCCCGCCGCTGCCCGAACCCCTCCGGGTACCGGTCGCCGATTCGCACACCCACCTGGACATGCAGGACGGCACCGTGGAGGAGGGCCTCGCCAGGGCCGCCGCGGTGAACGTGACCACCGTGATCCAGGTGGGATGCGACGTGAAGGGCTCGCACTGGGCCGCCGAGACCGCCGCCGCCCACGCGAGCGTGCACGCGGCGGTGGCCCTGCACCCCAACGAGGCGCCGCGGATCGTGCACGGGGACCAGGGGGGCACCTCCCAGCCCCCCGGGGCTGGGGGAGGCCGGTCGCGGCAGGGGGCGCGCGAGGCGGGCGGCAGGGGCGCCCTGGAGGAAGCCCTCGCCGAGATCGACGCACTGGCCGCGCTGGACCACGTACGGGGCGTCGGGGAGACCGGACTCGACTACTACCGGACCGGCCCCGAGGGCATGGCCGCCCAGGAGGAGTCCTTCCGGGCCCATATCGAGATCGCCAAGCGGCACGGCAAGGCGCTCGTCATCCACGATCGCGAGGCGCACGCCGATGTGCTGCGCGTCCTGGCCGACGCGGGCGCCCCCGAGCGGACCGTGTTCCACTGCTACTCCGGCGACGCGGACATGGCCCGGATCTGCGCGGACGCCGGGTACTTCATGTCCTTCGCGGGCAACATGACGTTCAAGAACGCCCAGCCGCTGCGCGACGCACTGGCCGTCGCGCCCACCGAACTGGTCCTGGTCGAGACGGACGCACCGTTCCTGACCCCCGCCCCGTACCGCGGACGGCCTAACGCGCCGTACCTGATTCCGGTCACGCTGCGCGCCATGGCGGCGGTGAAGGGCATCGACGAGGACACCCTGGCTTCGGCGATCGCCGACAACACGGCTCGCGCGTTCGACTACTGA
- the rsmA gene encoding 16S rRNA (adenine(1518)-N(6)/adenine(1519)-N(6))-dimethyltransferase RsmA codes for MSTTEPDALLGPADIRELAATLGVRPTKQRGQNFVIDANTVRRIVRTAEVRPDDVVVEVGPGLGSLTLALLEAADRVVAVEIDDVLAGALPATVAARMPERADRFTLVHSDAMQVRELPGPPPTALVANLPYNVAVPVLLTMLDRFPTIERTLVMVQAEVADRLAARPGNKVYGVPSVKANWYTDVKRAGSIGRKVFWPAPNVDSGLVSLVRRAEPVATTASKAEVFAVVDAAFAQRRKTLRAALSGWAGSAPAAEAALVAAGISPQARGEALTVEEFAAIAENKPALPESDSAGSDSAGSDSAGSAE; via the coding sequence GTGAGCACCACAGAGCCCGACGCCCTCCTGGGCCCCGCAGACATCCGCGAGCTGGCCGCGACGCTGGGCGTACGCCCCACCAAGCAGCGCGGCCAGAACTTCGTCATCGACGCCAACACGGTCCGGCGGATCGTGCGGACCGCGGAAGTCCGCCCGGACGACGTGGTGGTCGAGGTCGGCCCCGGTCTGGGTTCGCTGACCCTGGCGCTCCTGGAGGCGGCCGACCGGGTCGTCGCCGTCGAGATCGACGACGTGCTCGCCGGCGCCCTGCCGGCCACGGTCGCCGCCCGGATGCCGGAGCGCGCGGACCGGTTCACTCTCGTCCACTCGGACGCGATGCAGGTACGGGAACTGCCGGGCCCGCCGCCGACCGCACTGGTCGCCAACCTTCCGTACAACGTCGCCGTGCCCGTGCTCCTCACCATGCTCGACCGCTTCCCGACCATCGAGCGGACCCTGGTCATGGTCCAGGCCGAGGTCGCCGACCGGCTGGCCGCGCGGCCGGGCAACAAGGTCTACGGCGTGCCGTCGGTGAAGGCCAACTGGTACACGGACGTCAAGCGCGCCGGCTCCATCGGCCGCAAGGTCTTCTGGCCCGCCCCGAACGTCGACTCGGGACTGGTGTCCCTGGTGCGCCGGGCCGAGCCGGTCGCGACCACGGCGAGCAAGGCCGAGGTCTTCGCGGTCGTCGACGCCGCCTTCGCCCAGCGCCGCAAGACCCTGCGCGCGGCCCTGTCCGGCTGGGCGGGCTCCGCGCCCGCAGCCGAAGCCGCCCTGGTCGCGGCCGGGATCTCGCCGCAGGCCCGCGGCGAGGCACTGACCGTCGAGGAGTTCGCCGCCATCGCCGAGAACAAGCCCGCGCTGCCCGAAAGCGACAGCGCCGGAAGCGACAGTGCCGGGAGCGACAGCGCCGGGAGTGCCGAGTGA
- a CDS encoding 4-(cytidine 5'-diphospho)-2-C-methyl-D-erythritol kinase, with amino-acid sequence MSVTVRVPAKVNVQLAVGAARPDGFHGLANVFLAVGLYDEVTVTPADELRITCSGPDAAQVPLDATNLAARAAIALAGRHGIDPRVHIHIAKDIPVAGGMAGGSADGAGALLACDALWSTGATRDELLAICAELGSDVPFSLVGGAALGVGRGEQLTPVEVGGTFHWVFAVADGGLSTPAVYREFDRLTAGTRVPEPAASGALLDALRTGDTAALAAALSNGLQPAALSLRPSLADTLAAGTTAGAAAALVSGSGPTTAFLAEDGAAARKVADALMASGTCRDVRIATSPAPGASLC; translated from the coding sequence GTGAGCGTCACCGTCCGGGTACCGGCCAAGGTCAACGTCCAGCTCGCGGTCGGCGCCGCGCGCCCCGACGGCTTCCACGGCCTGGCCAACGTCTTCCTCGCCGTCGGCCTCTACGACGAGGTCACCGTCACCCCGGCCGACGAGCTGCGCATCACCTGCTCCGGGCCGGACGCCGCCCAGGTCCCGCTGGACGCCACCAACCTCGCCGCCCGCGCCGCCATCGCCCTGGCCGGGCGGCACGGCATCGACCCCCGGGTGCACATCCACATCGCCAAGGACATCCCGGTCGCGGGCGGTATGGCGGGCGGCAGCGCCGACGGGGCCGGTGCCCTGCTGGCCTGCGACGCGCTCTGGTCCACCGGCGCCACCCGGGACGAGCTCCTGGCCATCTGCGCGGAGCTGGGCAGCGATGTCCCGTTCAGCCTGGTCGGCGGCGCGGCCCTCGGGGTGGGCCGCGGCGAGCAGCTGACCCCGGTCGAGGTCGGCGGCACCTTCCACTGGGTCTTCGCGGTCGCCGACGGCGGCCTCTCCACCCCGGCCGTGTACCGCGAGTTCGACCGGCTCACGGCGGGAACCCGGGTGCCCGAGCCGGCCGCTTCCGGCGCGCTCCTGGACGCCCTGCGGACCGGTGACACCGCCGCCCTCGCCGCCGCCCTGAGCAACGGCCTGCAGCCCGCGGCGCTGTCGCTGCGGCCCTCGCTGGCCGACACCCTGGCGGCGGGCACCACCGCGGGCGCGGCGGCCGCGCTGGTCTCCGGCTCCGGGCCGACCACGGCGTTCCTGGCCGAGGACGGGGCAGCCGCCCGCAAGGTCGCCGATGCGCTGATGGCCTCGGGGACGTGCCGCGACGTCCGGATCGCCACGTCCCCGGCGCCGGGCGCCTCGCTCTGCTGA